The proteins below come from a single Dermacentor albipictus isolate Rhodes 1998 colony chromosome 7, USDA_Dalb.pri_finalv2, whole genome shotgun sequence genomic window:
- the LOC135904761 gene encoding ipis-1-like, with the protein MATSTTAMPVDLTTAISAFTIDLYKQLDSGSDGTKNVVFSPFSIAAALSMTLAGAKEHTATEITNVFRVNGDVIHAQFSEFFAKVETYAPDVMLDVANRLYSEKTFVVLEDYISTLKKFYNSTVIPVDFKSSAEAARLAMNAWVEETTKSKIKGLVPNGAVDSDTALVLINAIYFKGLWKDQFNPKATTLQEFHRSKETAKEVQMMYKQSRFKINTKCTDLNANAIEIPYKGGKTSMVILLPDEVDGLPNLEATLTPSKLLDVLNGLDSKMVALSLPRFRIEYGLDLKKTLHVMGIRDLFTDKADLSGIDGKKDLMVSAAVHKAFVEVNEEGTEAAAATGMMVMVKCAVRAIPFSVDHPFMFFIRSHDPDVILFAGSVRDV; encoded by the coding sequence ATGGCCACATCAACTACAGCAATGCCAGTGGATCTGACTACTGCAATATCTGCCTTCACCATTGACCTGTACAAGCAACTTGATTCAgggagcgatggaacaaagaatgttgtCTTCTCTCCATTCAGCATCGCAGCTGCTCTGTCAATGACTCTTGCTGGTGCCAAGGAGCACACTGCTACTGAAATCACCAATGTCTTTCGCGTAAATGGTGATGTGATCCACGCACAGTTTTCCGAATTCTTTGCGAAGGTTGAAACTTATGCACCTGATGTGATGTTGGATGTTGCGAATCGCCTGTACTCTGAGAAGACGTTCGTAGTCCTGGAAGACTACATTTCCACACTGAAGAAATTTTACAACAGCACTGTGATACCTGTCGATTTCAAGAGCAGTGCTGAAGCAGCCAGACTTGCAATGAATGCCTGGGTAGAAGAAACGACAAAGTCAAAAATCAAGGGTCTTGTTCCCAATGGTGCTGTGGATTCCGACACTGCTCTTGTGTTGATCAATGCCATTTACTTCAAGGGTCTGTGGAAAGATCAGTTCAACCCCAAAGCAACTACCCTGCAGGAGTTTCACAGATCCAAAGAAACAGCTAAAGAGGTCCAAATGATGTACAAACAATCCCGCTTTAAGATCAACACCAAATGCACAGACCTGAATGCTAATGCAATCGAAATCCCATACAAAGGCGGCAAGACATCTATGGTGATCCTTCTGCCCGATGAAGTTGACGGCCTTCCAAATCTGGAGGCAACGCTTACGCCATCAAAGCTGTTGGACGTCTTGAATGGTCTTGATTCGAAAATGGTCGCTCTCAGTCTCCCACGATTTAGAATTGAGTACGGCTTAGACTTAAAGAAAACGCTTCATGTGATGGGCATAAGAGATTTGTTCACTGACAAGGCAGATCTGTCGGGAATAGATGGAAAAAAAGACCTCATGGTCTCAGCTGCAGTTCATAAGGCCTTTGTAGAAGTTAATGAGGAGGGCACAGAGGCCGCAGCTGCTACGGGAATGATGGTAATGGTAAAGTGTGCTGTCAGGGCCATTCCATTCTCAGTTGACCACCCATTCATGTTCTTCATTCGAAGCCATGACCCGGATGTAATTCTTTTTGCAGGCTCTGTACGTGATGTATAG
- the inaF-D gene encoding uncharacterized protein inaF-D: MKMANECGASTQPAAAPAGQAATTLAGGGNSSTKNNNNNKDGGGVAGVDTMPGGMPFDTAKAKIYETKRHKKIVRLMTVMAYVLSVSLAAIVLSMYYVFLWDPNMRSELPQSDRETGRMTAFAPSSSATNETDCSQLSSAPQKAPRVPTATTTAATVNDEPTIVDATVGYDVAAGDASPSEISLGELSLSENATDATSSWVEEADGTATSFASTSSADAADAEEKSTAPVER, translated from the coding sequence ATGAAGATGGCCAACGAGTGCGGCGCATCGACGCAACCGGCGGCAGCGCCGGCCGGTCAGGCGGCTACAACGCTGGCCGGAGGTGGGAATAGCTCGACcaagaacaataacaacaacaaggACGGTGGCGGTGTGGCGGGAGTGGACACCATGCCGGGGGGGATGCCGTTCGACACCGCCAAGGCCAAGATATACGAGACCAAGCGGCACAAGAAGATCGTGCGCCTCATGACGGTCATGGCGTACGTTCTCTCTGTCTCGCTCGCGGCGATCGTGCTGTCCATGTACTACGTGTTTCTGTGGGATCCCAACATGCGTTCGGAGCTCCCGCAGTCGGACCGCGAAACGGGCCGCATGACGGCGTTTGCGCCATCGTCGTCTGCTACGAACGAGACGGACTGTTCGCAGCTGTCGTCTGCTCCGCAGAAGGCGCCGAGAGTTCCAACGGCCACCACTACGGCGGCGACAGTCAACGACGAGCCTACCATTGTCGACGCGACAGTAGGCTACGACGTCGCTGCTGGGGACGCGTCCCCTTCGGAGATTTCGCTCGGCGAACTTTCGCTCTCCGAGAACGCGACGGACGCCACGTCGTCGTGGGTCGAAGAAGCCGATGGCACTGCCACGTCGTTTGCGTCGACTTCTTCCGCGGACGCCGCGGACGCGGAAGAAAAGTCCACTGCTCCCGTCGAGAGATGA